The following are encoded together in the Blautia obeum ATCC 29174 genome:
- a CDS encoding terminase large subunit, producing the protein MTIKEELQEYARQCLSGVIISGKKHKWACRRFLEDCKKEEAALSLKEPWPYIWNEEEANGIVEWFSLLRHSKGDLAGQPIVLTVWQKFNLCQLYGWRERATGYKRFRQSFIEVGRKNAKSQMEAGVALYEISVWSTRNQENYEYYTAGTKRDQSKIILNEAKLMLNNSPLKTKFKLTRDAVFHRKTGSFIKALSKEDGQNGDGTNPAGLILDEYHQHKTTEFYDLGLGSNTKEPLLMIITTAGMDLTYPCYTQEYTYCSKILNPDIDIDNDKYLVDICEVDPEDYKENLENLEDERLWEKANPIRMSYENGREKIRDAWKVAKSIPEKMTAFLTKMLNIWVQAKENGYMDMAKWNACEVCEIPIDTKGMDVYVGFDMSAKIDLTSVAFVIPFKSEELDENDEPIVKYIVYSHSFIPNREKLCERKAKDKVDYDAWERQGFLTVTETPIVNQDAVMKYVLKVCRENEWKIHTLCFDPANASKLMMDLSDQGYVVEEVYQSHKSLNESTQGFREQVYSRNILYTHNPLLNFAMSNAVIRKNNGLIKIDKDATTKRIDPVDAVLCAYKLAMYHEFYPSVLKGIDEFLESDW; encoded by the coding sequence ATGACGATTAAAGAGGAATTACAGGAATATGCCAGGCAGTGCCTTAGCGGCGTAATAATATCCGGAAAGAAACATAAGTGGGCCTGCAGGAGATTTTTAGAGGACTGCAAAAAAGAAGAGGCAGCTTTAAGCTTGAAGGAGCCGTGGCCTTACATTTGGAATGAAGAAGAAGCAAATGGAATTGTTGAATGGTTCAGCCTGCTCAGACATTCAAAAGGAGATCTTGCGGGACAGCCGATTGTCTTAACGGTATGGCAGAAATTCAATTTGTGCCAATTGTATGGTTGGAGAGAAAGAGCAACTGGATATAAAAGATTCCGACAATCGTTTATAGAGGTTGGAAGAAAAAATGCAAAGTCACAAATGGAAGCAGGAGTAGCTTTATATGAAATATCTGTCTGGTCTACTCGAAATCAGGAAAATTACGAATATTATACAGCAGGTACTAAGCGCGATCAGTCAAAAATCATATTGAATGAAGCAAAATTAATGCTGAATAATTCACCGTTAAAGACTAAATTCAAGCTCACACGTGATGCAGTCTTTCATAGAAAAACAGGCAGTTTTATCAAAGCTCTGTCGAAGGAAGACGGACAGAATGGTGATGGTACTAATCCGGCCGGGTTGATCTTGGACGAATATCATCAGCATAAAACAACTGAATTCTATGATCTAGGACTTGGCTCTAATACAAAAGAGCCGTTACTGATGATCATTACGACAGCCGGAATGGATCTGACCTATCCCTGCTACACACAGGAGTATACATATTGTTCAAAGATACTTAATCCGGATATAGATATTGATAATGATAAATATCTGGTTGATATTTGTGAAGTTGATCCGGAGGATTATAAAGAGAATCTTGAAAATCTGGAAGATGAGAGATTGTGGGAAAAAGCAAATCCGATAAGGATGAGTTACGAAAATGGTAGAGAAAAGATCAGGGATGCGTGGAAGGTTGCAAAAAGTATTCCTGAGAAGATGACTGCATTTCTGACAAAGATGCTCAATATCTGGGTACAGGCAAAAGAAAACGGCTACATGGACATGGCAAAGTGGAATGCCTGTGAAGTTTGTGAGATTCCGATTGACACAAAAGGGATGGATGTATATGTCGGATTTGATATGTCGGCAAAGATTGACTTAACTTCAGTAGCATTTGTTATCCCATTTAAGAGTGAAGAACTGGATGAAAATGATGAACCGATTGTAAAATATATTGTATATTCGCATTCGTTTATACCGAACAGAGAAAAACTTTGTGAAAGGAAGGCAAAAGATAAAGTAGACTATGATGCATGGGAGAGACAGGGATTCCTGACGGTCACGGAGACACCGATTGTTAATCAGGATGCTGTAATGAAATATGTTTTGAAGGTATGTAGAGAAAATGAATGGAAGATACATACACTATGTTTTGATCCAGCGAATGCAAGCAAATTGATGATGGATTTGTCTGATCAGGGATACGTTGTAGAAGAAGTATATCAAAGTCATAAATCACTGAATGAATCTACACAGGGATTCAGAGAACAGGTATATTCAAGAAATATCTTGTATACGCATAATCCACTTCTGAATTTTGCAATGAGCAATGCGGTTATCAGAAAAAATAATGGATTGATCAAGATTGATAAAGATGCCACAACAAAGCGAATCGATCCCGTTGATGCTGTTTTGTGTGCATACAAACTCGCTATGTATCATGAGTTTTACCCTTCTGTATTGAAGGGAATAGATGAATTTTTGGAGAGTGACTGGTAA
- a CDS encoding phage terminase small subunit P27 family, translating to MRVGRPRKPLEMQRGNLTVISMERRKNEEKKVKTGSSQLSRPSDWLIDEVAVKEWKRIVKELKKINLIGNLDRNNLGGYCNAFANYVKATNILRDQTFYIDRETRNGVIVVKNPMVDIQKGYAEEMRRFASLCGLTIDARLKAAAIKTDKTQEDITKKFGNI from the coding sequence ATGAGAGTGGGAAGACCGAGAAAACCATTGGAAATGCAGAGAGGAAACCTCACTGTGATAAGCATGGAACGCAGAAAAAATGAAGAAAAAAAAGTAAAAACCGGATCGAGCCAGCTCAGCAGACCTTCGGATTGGCTAATCGATGAAGTGGCAGTGAAAGAATGGAAAAGAATCGTAAAAGAACTGAAAAAAATAAATCTTATTGGAAATCTGGATAGAAATAACCTGGGCGGCTACTGTAATGCTTTCGCAAATTATGTAAAAGCTACAAATATTTTAAGAGATCAGACATTTTACATAGATCGCGAGACACGTAATGGAGTGATTGTGGTAAAGAATCCTATGGTAGATATCCAGAAAGGATATGCTGAGGAAATGAGAAGATTTGCTTCATTATGTGGCTTAACTATAGATGCAAGGCTGAAGGCAGCAGCTATAAAGACAGATAAAACACAAGAAGATATTACAAAGAAGTTTGGTAATATATGA